One Mercenaria mercenaria strain notata chromosome 12, MADL_Memer_1, whole genome shotgun sequence DNA segment encodes these proteins:
- the LOC128547368 gene encoding uncharacterized protein LOC128547368 → MEETESAKVYQDDLHSRTASLSDEDSPTTAVENASLLYYLFLHYHCKCNMDVIKMCRHASSFYDDIVKLMPFETINHIVGSAAEGLLISGISDFDCMVSDKSEICCDEDCIEDINHTDYSKVLIAHRRHASPGYTLVLDLNDYFVNDVSISKTYGELRTEINELVAARKVQTIALSGKDYIEQYVFFKGIPTHGPANCLKLSEMNVPLMTQMFSDLMTGEDCVTAISFICNDILRNWLNRKRIQGWPSEVLKRQISETQSHVVPVGRKGSKFEKFEWRICYTEAEIKLVHSLNKVQLMLYFKLKCFSKAVLKDVCSDITSYIIKNVIFWLAESVPNKYFQCKYFIPLFRATLVCLRKCVKNRYLPNYMIPERNLFDGKLESKEQAALVEVMSYWIEKCPILEGEKDLLPLYKDVVSRKTDKYLVLQVKLNDDMKKVSKLYNYCLSEMRELVQSDDLDTILADTRRLLGYTDTETCDLFKLDIDENDMSWYGCLKAISNTKIFKVLTSISHILLHGKPLKSKIDEKSMKEPELD, encoded by the coding sequence ATGGAGGAAACTGAAAGTGCAAAAGTCTATCAAGATGATCTGCATTCAAGAACTGCGAGTCTCAGTGATGAAGATTCACCAACTACCGCTGTTGAAAATGCATCATTGCTGTACTATCTTTTTCTTCATTATCACTGCAAATGTAACATGGATGTTATCAAAATGTGTAGACATGCTTCTTCTTTTTATGATGACATCGTTAAATTGATGCCATTCGAAACTATAAATCACATAGTAGGTAGTGCTGCTGAAGGGTTGTTAATATCTGGAATCAGTGATTTTGATTGTATGGTAAGCGATAAATCAGAAATCTGTTGTGACGAGGATTGTATAGAGGATATCAATCACACTGACTATAGCAAGGTATTAATTGCACATAGACGACATGCATCTCCTGGGTATACTCTGGTGCTAGACTTAAATGACTATTTTGTAAATGACGTTAGTATAAGTAAAACGTATGGAGAATTAAGAACTGAAATAAACGAACTTGTTGCAGCCAGAAAGGTCCAGACTATTGCTTTGAGCGGTAAAGATTACATAGAACAATATGTCTTCTTTAAAGGAATCCCCACTCATGGCCCAGCCAATTGTTTGAAACTTTCTGAAATGAATGTTCCATTAATGACACAGATGTTTTCTGACCTAATGACAGGAGAAGATTGTGTTACTGCAATTTCATTTATATGCAACGACATTCTCCGTAATTGGTTAAATCGGAAGCGAATCCAGGGGTGGCCATCAGAAGTACTAAAACGACAAATAAGCGAAACGCAAAGTCATGTTGTTCCTGTAGGAAGGAAAGGCAGtaagtttgaaaaatttgaatGGCGAATTTGTTACACGGAAGCTGAAATCAAACTTGTACATTCTCTGAATAAAGTACAATTGATGTTGTATTTcaaactgaaatgtttttcaaaagcAGTTTTGAAAGATGTGTGTTCCGATATAACATCATACAttatcaaaaatgtaatattttggttAGCAGAATCAGTTCCAAATAAGTACTTTCAGTGCAAATACTTCATACCTCTTTTCAGAGCTACACTGGTTTGTTTAAGAAAGTGTGTTAAAAATAGATATCTGCCAAACTACATGATTCCAGAAAGAAATTTGTTTGATGGAAAACTTGAAAGTAAGGAACAAGCAGCACTGGTTGAAGTAATGTCTTACTGGATTGAAAAGTGTCCTATCCTAGAAGGAGAAAAGGACCTTCTTCCATTATATAAAGATGTTGTATCACGAAAGACCGACAAATATTTAGTCCTGCAAGTTAAACTAAATGATGACATGAAAAAGGTATCTAAATTGTATAACTATTGTTTATCTGAAATGAGAGAACTGGTACAAAGTGATGACCTTGACACCATTCTTGCAGATACACGGAGATTACTCGGCTACACGGACACAGAAACGTGTGATTTATTCAAATTGGATATTGATGAGAATGACATGTCTTGGTACGGATGTTTGAAGGCGATCTCCAATACGAAGATTTTCAAGGTTCTCACTAGTATTTCTCACATTTTATTGCACGGCAAGCCTTTAAAATCCAAAATCGATGAAAAATCGATGAAAGAACCTGAATTGGACTAA